One bacterium genomic region harbors:
- the serS gene encoding serine--tRNA ligase yields MLDIKFIRENIELVKKAVKEKGEKVDIKRFEELDKLRRKLVKDRDNIRAQKKKISQEIAELKRIGRGEVTSPLQDSKLLAQKEKEIQDKLKDIEAELHNILIRIPNLVHPSVPRTTERVIVKEWGEKKVFNFKPLTCDELCSSLGIIDFKRGSKVAGSNFPCYKGLGARLERALINFMIDLHIKQGYTEIFPPFLVNRRSMFGTGQLPKLEEDMYLIKEDDLFLNPTAEVPLINLHQDEVLRENELPIKYVGYAASFRREAGSYGKETKGLKRVHQFNKVELIKFIKPEDSYKELESMLENAEEVLKLLNLTYRVTLLPAGELSFASTKTYDIEVWAPATGEWLEVSSCSNCEDFQARRTGIRFRRKGHTEFVHILNGSGVATPRTFIAIIENYQQQDGTIQIPTALIPYMGTKLLS; encoded by the coding sequence ATGCTTGATATTAAATTTATAAGAGAAAATATAGAACTCGTTAAAAAGGCAGTTAAGGAAAAAGGGGAGAAAGTTGATATCAAGAGGTTTGAAGAACTTGATAAGCTACGTAGGAAACTTGTAAAAGATAGGGATAACATAAGGGCACAGAAGAAAAAAATATCACAGGAGATAGCTGAATTAAAAAGGATTGGTAGGGGCGAGGTTACCTCGCCACTACAGGATTCAAAACTACTTGCCCAAAAGGAGAAAGAGATACAGGATAAGCTCAAGGATATTGAAGCAGAACTCCATAACATACTTATACGAATACCAAATTTAGTGCATCCATCTGTGCCAAGAACTACTGAAAGGGTTATAGTAAAAGAATGGGGTGAGAAAAAAGTATTTAATTTTAAACCACTTACCTGCGATGAGTTATGTAGCTCACTCGGGATTATCGACTTTAAGCGTGGCAGTAAAGTAGCGGGCTCTAATTTTCCATGCTATAAAGGACTGGGGGCTAGACTTGAGCGTGCCCTTATTAATTTTATGATTGATTTGCACATCAAACAAGGGTATACAGAAATATTTCCGCCATTCCTTGTAAATCGACGCTCAATGTTTGGGACAGGACAGCTGCCTAAACTGGAAGAAGATATGTATCTTATAAAAGAAGATGACCTATTCCTCAACCCAACAGCTGAAGTTCCACTTATAAATTTACATCAGGATGAAGTCTTAAGAGAAAATGAGCTCCCCATTAAATATGTGGGCTACGCTGCTTCGTTTAGGAGAGAAGCGGGCTCTTATGGGAAGGAGACAAAAGGACTAAAAAGGGTGCATCAATTTAATAAAGTAGAACTTATAAAATTTATTAAACCTGAAGACTCCTACAAAGAACTTGAGTCAATGCTTGAGAACGCTGAAGAGGTATTGAAGTTGCTTAACCTTACATACCGTGTGACCCTACTACCTGCAGGTGAGCTCAGCTTTGCATCCACAAAGACTTACGATATAGAAGTGTGGGCACCAGCTACAGGTGAATGGCTTGAAGTCTCATCGTGTAGTAATTGTGAAGACTTCCAAGCAAGACGGACAGGTATTAGATTTAGAAGAAAAGGACATACTGAATTTGTCCATATTTTAAATGGGTCAGGGGTTGCTACTCCACGCACCTTTATTGCCATAATTGAGAACTACCAGCAACAAGATGGAACAATTCAAATCCCTACCGCTCTTATCCCTTACATGGGAACAAAGCTTCTTTCTTAA
- a CDS encoding cobalamin-dependent protein (Presence of a B(12) (cobalamin)-binding domain implies dependence on cobalamin itself, in one of its several forms, or in some unusual lineages, dependence on a cobalamin-like analog.), with the protein MGDENIIKFIGDKNIKMIGVTAMTFMIPEAYRLAEIIKNTYPECKIICGGLHPSALPILTLEECKYIDVVVIGQGEEITLKLVQSIEKNKNFYEIEGIVFRDGGKIIRNRGRGLLKNIDKLPYPKRELLTKEEQKFKDVRIALSRGCFCSCSSCSIYPKIVQMRNVVNVVQEIEKTFIKYKPEIITLNHHFSEEDTNWFKNFYSKIGQYDFCKKTK; encoded by the coding sequence TTGGGCGACGAAAATATAATTAAATTTATTGGTGATAAAAATATTAAAATGATTGGCGTTACTGCGATGACATTTATGATACCAGAAGCCTATAGACTTGCAGAAATAATAAAAAATACATATCCTGAATGTAAGATAATTTGTGGTGGCCTCCACCCATCGGCATTACCCATCCTTACTCTTGAGGAGTGTAAATACATTGATGTTGTAGTAATTGGACAAGGAGAAGAAATAACCTTGAAATTAGTTCAATCAATAGAAAAGAATAAAAATTTTTATGAAATTGAAGGTATTGTTTTTAGAGATGGGGGTAAAATTATAAGAAATAGAGGAAGAGGACTGCTTAAAAATATAGATAAATTACCTTATCCAAAAAGAGAATTGCTTACTAAAGAGGAGCAAAAATTCAAAGATGTAAGAATAGCTTTGTCAAGAGGTTGTTTTTGTAGTTGTAGTAGTTGCTCTATTTATCCTAAAATAGTTCAAATGAGAAATGTTGTAAATGTGGTACAGGAGATAGAAAAAACATTTATTAAATATAAACCAGAAATAATTACACTGAATCATCATTTTTCTGAAGAAGATACAAATTGGTTTAAGAATTTTTATTCCAAAATTGGTCAATATGATTTCTGTAAAAAAACAAAATGA
- a CDS encoding sigma 54-interacting transcriptional regulator → MEEYLIVKTKITPPNIGKNILKRPRLLKLLRENLDKKLTLISADAGYGKTTLILDLASEIEQYRKAWYTLDKGDADFVVFMSYLVESIVQAYPNFGNKTKIVIKNVTSVDIEMVMGTFINELMDTLKDELFVFLDDYQEASESKSINDALDYLIEHQPPSLHLIISTRTLPTIRLAKLSAKQEIFMLKKEDLQFTEEEVKHLFKDVYKIEILDVELNKLEERTKGWITALQLISQELSYKKTDEVIDIYSKAGEKVFEYFGNEIMQRLPEKLQSFLLKSSILESMEPELLNNLLEINDSAEILDSLARLNLFISTIPGEKNVYKYHPLFREFLMNEMNRIFDKGLIKDLHRKTAVYLTRLNDIESAIPHWIASPDYVKSAEFIEKIAKDIIDKGKLDTVNNWINSLPLDLINDRPWLLVYKGKILYMWGEWDDAMQVLRKAEKIFGERDDKVGLCYVLYWIGVIILSRGDPGEGLKIEEKALQLVPQNEYSLKASILNAIRGALQKQGKYKEAVSTLNEALSLCKKIEDVHLQTMLLHNLGVIHHYQGNFSHAEQNYKLALEIYSKTLLPYAGLTYNNISAILLEKGDYSQCKTWLDRGIQICRDFNDLIGLAYSYKTMADMFCEIGKYELAMEKYQEVLTLNLKLKQERLNASIWRSIANLYRLQSDYYQAEQYISKSMEVAKGSGEKLMLVQVLMTKGEIEIASGSLEKAEKTLLNSLSIIENLDTKYELMQVYFWLAQLYLKKAIPEEKQKIEHYMKLTLGLSSKYEYDFFLIKKCRHNLGWLTTAVKLRIEPRYAIFILSQMGSPAFDTLTSLFELKDEPIQKWVIEGVVNTGDERVLAWLEKLNKEEYLSIREDISRAINRLQKIKEAPKEIVYEPPKEVKYRFKDIIGEHPKMQELYSFLDKVIDTDATVLIQGETGTGKELVARAIHYNSGRKDKKFIAIACGAMPETLIESELFGYVKGAFTGAVSTKKGLFEEADGGTLFLDDVTNLTPGIQAKLLRVLEDKEIRPVGGLSSKKVDVRIIASTNKDLEKEVKEGRFRNDLYYRLALLKINLPPLRERKSDIPLLAQHFIRKYSKVMNKNIKGFEKEAIDLLLSYNWPGNVRELEYQIEQIVIFTDAVIVTKAMVSTSHFSIIIPEKQEMTLKEMEIARIKKALAENKGHRSKTAKALGINRRTLFRKLKKYNIK, encoded by the coding sequence ATGGAAGAGTATTTAATTGTAAAGACAAAAATTACACCGCCAAATATTGGTAAGAATATACTCAAGCGGCCAAGGCTATTGAAATTACTTCGAGAGAACCTTGACAAAAAGCTTACCTTAATTTCAGCTGATGCCGGCTATGGGAAGACGACGCTTATTTTAGATTTAGCCTCAGAGATTGAGCAATATAGAAAAGCATGGTATACTTTAGATAAAGGAGATGCTGATTTTGTGGTCTTTATGTCTTATCTTGTAGAAAGTATTGTTCAAGCTTATCCTAATTTTGGTAATAAAACGAAGATTGTTATTAAAAATGTTACATCTGTTGACATTGAAATGGTGATGGGTACATTTATAAATGAACTTATGGACACTTTGAAGGATGAGCTTTTTGTATTCCTTGATGATTACCAGGAAGCAAGCGAATCAAAATCAATAAATGATGCATTAGATTACCTCATTGAACATCAACCTCCAAGTTTACATCTGATTATCTCAACTCGCACTTTACCTACTATTAGATTAGCAAAGTTGAGTGCAAAACAAGAGATATTTATGCTTAAAAAGGAAGACCTACAATTTACAGAGGAAGAAGTAAAACATCTATTTAAGGATGTTTACAAGATAGAAATTCTGGATGTAGAATTAAACAAGCTTGAGGAGCGTACTAAGGGCTGGATTACAGCACTCCAACTTATATCGCAAGAATTAAGCTATAAAAAAACAGATGAAGTAATTGATATTTATTCAAAAGCTGGTGAAAAGGTATTTGAATATTTTGGTAATGAAATAATGCAGAGACTACCAGAGAAATTACAGTCTTTTCTGCTCAAATCGTCCATTTTAGAATCTATGGAGCCAGAGCTACTAAACAATTTACTTGAAATAAATGACTCAGCTGAAATATTAGATTCATTAGCAAGACTTAACCTTTTCATTTCTACTATTCCGGGTGAGAAAAATGTGTATAAGTACCATCCACTTTTCAGAGAATTTTTAATGAATGAGATGAATAGAATTTTTGACAAAGGGTTAATTAAAGATTTACACCGAAAAACTGCCGTATACCTTACTCGGCTAAATGATATAGAGAGTGCAATCCCACACTGGATTGCATCGCCAGATTATGTGAAATCAGCGGAGTTTATAGAAAAGATAGCCAAAGATATAATTGACAAAGGAAAATTAGATACAGTTAACAACTGGATAAATAGTTTGCCACTAGACTTGATTAACGATCGCCCATGGCTTTTGGTCTACAAGGGCAAGATACTCTATATGTGGGGGGAGTGGGATGATGCAATGCAGGTATTAAGGAAGGCAGAGAAAATCTTTGGTGAGAGAGATGATAAAGTTGGATTATGTTATGTCCTTTATTGGATTGGGGTGATAATTCTATCTCGAGGAGACCCTGGCGAAGGGCTAAAGATTGAGGAAAAAGCTCTGCAATTGGTACCTCAAAATGAATACTCTCTCAAAGCAAGTATATTGAATGCAATAAGAGGCGCTCTACAAAAACAAGGTAAATACAAAGAGGCAGTTAGCACTCTAAATGAAGCACTCTCTTTATGTAAAAAAATAGAAGATGTCCATCTTCAAACTATGCTATTACATAATCTGGGCGTGATTCATCATTATCAGGGCAACTTTAGCCACGCAGAACAAAACTATAAACTCGCCTTGGAAATATATAGTAAAACTCTTCTCCCTTATGCAGGACTTACCTATAATAATATATCTGCTATCCTATTGGAAAAAGGAGATTATTCTCAGTGTAAAACATGGTTAGATAGGGGTATCCAAATCTGTAGAGATTTTAACGACCTAATAGGACTAGCTTACTCTTATAAAACAATGGCCGATATGTTTTGTGAAATTGGAAAATACGAGCTTGCTATGGAAAAGTATCAGGAGGTGTTAACACTTAACTTAAAACTTAAACAAGAGCGTCTAAATGCGAGTATTTGGAGAAGTATTGCTAATCTATACCGACTTCAATCCGATTACTATCAGGCAGAACAGTACATTAGCAAGTCGATGGAGGTAGCTAAAGGAAGTGGTGAAAAATTGATGCTTGTACAAGTACTTATGACGAAAGGTGAGATTGAGATAGCTTCCGGATCCCTAGAGAAGGCAGAAAAGACGCTATTAAACTCGCTTTCTATAATTGAAAATCTTGATACTAAATATGAGTTAATGCAGGTCTACTTTTGGCTGGCTCAACTTTATCTTAAAAAAGCTATACCTGAGGAAAAACAAAAAATAGAGCACTATATGAAGCTAACACTGGGTCTGTCAAGCAAATACGAGTATGACTTTTTTTTAATCAAAAAATGTAGGCATAATCTGGGTTGGCTTACTACTGCTGTTAAGCTTCGCATTGAACCTAGGTATGCCATATTTATACTATCTCAGATGGGCAGCCCTGCCTTCGATACTTTAACCTCATTATTTGAGTTAAAAGATGAACCCATACAGAAATGGGTAATAGAGGGGGTAGTAAATACAGGTGATGAGCGAGTTTTGGCTTGGTTAGAAAAACTAAATAAAGAGGAGTATCTTTCCATTAGGGAGGATATTTCAAGAGCGATTAATAGACTTCAAAAGATAAAAGAGGCTCCGAAAGAAATAGTTTATGAGCCCCCAAAAGAGGTAAAGTATAGATTTAAAGATATAATAGGGGAGCATCCAAAGATGCAAGAACTGTATTCATTTTTAGACAAAGTAATTGATACAGATGCCACAGTCTTAATACAGGGTGAGACAGGAACAGGTAAGGAATTAGTTGCGAGGGCTATACACTACAATAGCGGGCGAAAAGATAAGAAATTTATCGCTATAGCCTGTGGTGCTATGCCAGAAACTCTAATAGAGAGTGAGCTATTTGGTTATGTAAAAGGTGCATTTACAGGAGCGGTTAGTACAAAGAAGGGATTATTTGAGGAAGCAGATGGTGGCACTTTATTCTTAGACGATGTCACAAACTTGACTCCCGGGATACAGGCAAAATTGTTAAGAGTGCTTGAAGACAAAGAGATAAGACCTGTAGGTGGACTATCCTCAAAAAAGGTAGATGTCCGTATTATTGCCTCAACAAATAAAGATTTAGAGAAAGAAGTAAAAGAGGGGAGATTTCGTAATGATTTGTATTACAGGTTGGCTCTGCTCAAGATAAATTTACCCCCTTTAAGGGAGCGAAAGAGTGATATACCGTTACTTGCACAGCATTTTATTAGAAAATACTCAAAAGTCATGAATAAAAATATTAAAGGATTTGAAAAAGAAGCAATAGATTTGCTACTCTCTTACAACTGGCCAGGGAATGTTAGAGAACTTGAGTACCAGATTGAGCAAATAGTAATTTTTACCGATGCCGTTATAGTCACAAAAGCAATGGTTTCTACCAGCCATTTCTCTATCATTATTCCAGAAAAACAAGAAATGACATTGAAAGAAATGGAAATCGCACGTATAAAGAAAGCTCTTGCCGAAAATAAAGGGCACAGAAGTAAGACCGCAAAAGCACTAGGAATAAACCGTAGGACTCTTTTTAGGAAACTTAAAAAATATAATATAAAATAA